In the genome of Streptomyces lydicus, the window GACCGGGAAGGATTCGATGGGGTAGTGCCCCTTGGTCACGGTGTCGTCGGCGGCGTTCTCCTTGATCTGGTAGTCGATGGTTGCCCTGGCCGCGTAACCTCCCCAGTTGCAGACGGTGATCTTGTTGCTGCCCAGATCGACCGCAGCGCCGTTCGTCAGGTTAGGCAGCGCTGTGCCGTCGGTAGTGGTGATGGACCACTGCTGCTTCGTACTGCCGCCGTCGCATGTGCTCAGTTCCACCTCGCCCGAGTTTTTCAGGTCGAGTTGAGTGAGGCACTTGTTGTCCCCGGCATGGCGGATCAGGAAGTAGTTTGATCCGTCGTTCGCCGGCTGCAGAGTCCATGTTCCGGACGTCGGGCATGTAGAGGGAAGGGAGACGCGCGTATCAGATTGTTCGGCAAGACAACCGCCGAATTTGCTTCGCAAGTTGAACGATCCGTCGGGAGTCGAATCAATGGATAGATCCGGCTCATCCTTAATCATCCACGTAGGGGCGAGCTTGGACCAGTCTCCCGACATGGGATCGAAGCTCAAGTCGCCATTGTCCCTGGCGCTGATGATGGCATTGGGCTTACTCGTTCCACTGTCCGCGTGAGCGGATGTAGCAGGGAGCGGGGCGATGGCGACCCCTAGAGCGGCGACAAGTGCGGCCAGTGTTCTGGCTGCTGTGCGCGCCGGAAGGCTGTGTTGGCTGAGTGCGGGCATAACCCTTGCCTTTTCCACTCGGATTGGATGAATGGGCTAATGCGGGAATAGGCTGAGACGTTTCCGTCCTGGCGGCGCCGTCCACGCACCATTCGGTCCCGGGTGGGGTGGAACCCGCACTACTCGGGCGCTCAGATGCGTGGCGCTGCGGAGGTGCTGTCACGGCTGCTGCGCCGGTGAGCGCAAGGGACCGCGGAGGGTCTTTCCAGGATTTCCGGACATCGACCGCAGGTCAGCGGGCTGAATGTAGCGCTGCGGCACTCATGCGCACCAGAGTAGGAATACCCGATTCGATACTCGGTCTTCCCGCCTTCTGGACCCAGGTGGTTCGGTTGGTCAGATGCCGCCGGCGTCGATCAGCCAGTACTGGCCGTTGCTGAGGGTGATGTTCTGCGGGTCGTGGTCGACCACGCCTGCCCATGGGTACGGGGTGCTCGCTGTGGTGCCGTCGTTGGGCAGGTACGTCGTGGCCAGGACCTCGATGCTGTGTGCGGGGGCCGGTCACGGTCCACACCGTGGCGGGCGGGGCGTATCCGTACCCCTATCGAATGTTGACGGTGATCCCGCCGAGCGAAATCGCCACCCCATCAGGCGCCTCGTGGTGCCTTGCATTCGCCGGCACCGCTCCGGACTCCGCCATGGTCGACGGATCAGAATCACATGGCCGACCGCGCCCTGTCAGGTGACCATCCTTGAACAGGGCGCGGATCGGTAAGTTGCACGTCGGCGTTGGCTTCCGGCCTCGGTCAACAAGGTCTTCACCACTGCCCACTGCCCACTGCGCCGACGGCCAAGAAGCCGGCAAGCTGGGCGTGCAATGCGGCCGCACGGAGCGTGGAAAGCTGCCTTTCAAAACAAGACGGGGAACCTATGGCTTGGCGCGTGTCCGTTGCGTAGGCTCGTTGTGCGCAGTGGCATCAGGTACTCGGCTCCGTAGCCGCGGTCACATCCCTCACAGTGATTCCCGCGCACCAGCTTCACCTTCGTCACGCAGCAGGTGAGCGGGAGCCGAACTTATCCACGGCGACGGGCTGCCGGCCGTGGAGCACATCGGACAGCCGGCGATGGCTGAAGAGGTTGAGGTAGAGGGCCGCAGTCACCGCTGAGCAGCGCGGTGGCGCTAGGAGGCCAGGCCGCACTGCTCGTCGGCGCAGACATCGGCGATCCATCCGCGCAGCCGCTCGCCTTCACGGTTGCTCATGATGGTCGGAATGGATCTGAACGGACTATTTGTGCACGGTGGGAAAGCGGCGGGGGCCGTGCGCTACCGCTGGGCGGAGCATGTCACCGGCCGGCCTGCTGCTCCCTTCTGCTGGTCCAGAACGCGGTCGCCTTCCTGCAGGAGGCAGTGCGCCACGCCTTTGCCAGTAGGTACGACCTTGAGGCGCGGAGTGTGGCCGCCGTCCTCCTGGGTGCTCCATTTGGCTCCGCTCACCTTGGCCGGCACGCTCACCGCGCCGTTGAGGCCATCGACGTAGTCGTGCCTGACGGATTGCAGGTTGCCTCCTTCGATCCAGGCCTTGTACGTCACGTCGGGACTCTTGGCACCGCAAGCCGTGAGGAGTCCGCAGGCGACAGCCAGCCCCGCCATCGTCGTGACGAGCTTCGTGGCGGCGGGTATGGGGAATGTGGGCATAACGTGGCCTCTCAGTCAGTGAGTTCGCTTGGGTGTGGGGTCGGGGAAGGATCTGTCGCCGAAGAGGACTCGGCTTGCCGCGGCCCGGCCGAACGGTGTGCGTAGCAGGGTGAATCCCGCTGCTGCTGTGGCAGGCGTCCGTACCTGGGCCAGTGCCCGGCGCAGCATGAGTCGTCCGCGGAAGTGGGGGCGGAGCGCGGCTCCGTCGTAGTGGGTCATCATGTCCGGGTTTCCGGTGCGCAGTGCGTCGTGGAGGACCTCGGCTGCGAGCTGCGACTGCCGTAGGCACGGGTCCAGGCCGCCGGCGGTGAGCGGGGAGACCGCGCCTGCCGCATCTCCCACGAGGAGCCCGTCGGCGCAGCTGATCCGGCGCAGCAGGCCGCCGACGGGAATGGGACCTGCGCGCCGCTCCACCTTCTCGGGACGTTCGATGCCGGTCAGTCCGGGCGCTGAGGCGCTGAACTGCTCCATCGCACGGCGAAGACCGTCCGGATAGCGGTCGGCGTAGCCTGCGACTCCGACGTGGGCGTGTTGCCCGTCGTTGATCACCCAGGCCAGGTAGCCGGGGGCGAGTGAGGGGTCGAGCACGCAGTGGAACGTCGGTGGCTGATCGCTTCCGGGGAGTTCGAAGACCTCTTCGGCGCCGACGATCAGGTGGTGGTTGCGGTCGAGAGCGAGGTCGCGGGCGACTCTTGAGCGGGCCCCGTCGGCGCCGACGACGAAGCGGGCCCGGACCGTGGCCGGTCCGTCGCGACCGGCCAGGTGGAAGGTGTTGCCCGCTCGACCGGTGTAGCGCGTGCCCAGTGCGATGCGTACGCCGGCGTCGACCGCGGTGGCGGCCGTCGCTTCGTAGAGTGCTCCCATGTCGCCCACCCGGTATTCGTCGCGGGGGCTGGTGAGGCTGACCGGGCGGCGCAGGTCAGGGGGGTAGAGGACCACACGTCGGATCGGTGGTCCGAGGCAGTCGGGGGGCAGCGGGAAGTCGTCGAGTGTCTTCCGTACGAAGATTCCTGTGGTGCGGATCGCGCCGGCAAGGTTCGTTCGGCGTTCGACCAGGAGCACGTCGTGGCCTTGTCGGGCGAGGAGTGTGGCGGTGTTGAGTCCGGCCAGACCGGCCCCGACCACCAGTACATCGGCACTGTCGGTGCCCCCGAGGCGGTAGGAGAGGCGTGCTGTCGTCATGTCTGCTCTGTTCGTTGTGGAGTCCGTCATCGGTGCGTGCGGCGCGCGGCGGGCGCCGACTGGCGACGGGCGGTACGGTCGGGCCCGGCCGGGATGAGGTGTGCGGACGTCGTCGTCAGGTCGTCACTCGGGAGCTTGCTGAAGATCAGGCGGAACGGGGCGCGCGGCAGGGATGGTCGAGGGCGACGCGCCTCGTGATCGTGTGCAGGCGGCCGGCTACCGCGACTGCGGTCACCGCGGCGGGGAGCCGGCCGGTAAGGATGCTCCGGATTCGTGCGCAGCCTTGTCCCCGTCCCCGGGGGTATCGGGTGCCCAGCGCAGGAGGTCTCCGGGCTGGCACTCAAGCACCTCGCACAGCGCGGCGAGCGTGGTGAAGCGCACCGCCTTGGCGCGGCCGTTCTTGAGCACCGCCAGGTTGGCGGGAGTGATCCCCACGCGGTCCGCCAGTTCGCCCACGGACATCTTCCGCTTGGCCAGCATCACGTCGATGTCGACGGTGATCGGCATCAGATCACCTCGGCCAGCTCGGCCCCCAGCTGCGACGCCTCGACGTCGCGTGCGACGGCTTGTGCGAGCAGCATCCGCAGCACGAGCACGATGAGTGCGTTCCCGAAGATCGCCAGGCTGACCCCGCCCAGCAGGGCCACAACGCCCGGGGGCACGACCTCGCCGGGCGCCAGGACCGCTCCGAGCGCGAGCACCAGGAGTGAGGCCGTCACGAACGCGCCGATCACGAGATGGACGTAGCGGAATGCGGCGTCGGAGAACACGGTTCCGCATTGCACCATCGTCACCAGCCGCCACACGCAGACCAGGACCACCTGGACCGTCACGACGCCCAGGACCGTGATCACGAGGACCGGAGTGCGGCGGTCCACAAGGGTGCTCTCCTGCATGGCGCCCGTCAGCATCGCCACCATCACCGCCTGGGCGAACACCGCCCCGGCGTGCAGTGCCACCATCACGGCGCGCAGCGCGAGCACTGTCAGCTTTCCCAAGGCCACTCCCTTGATCGAATCACGATGGAAAGCTATCGAATATCGATAGGCTTGGCAAGCCGGGTCCGTCGGCGGGATGGGCCTGCGTGGCCTCCCGAATTCCTGACGCAGTGAGGCGAGCCGCCTCCAGGGCCCACGTGGAGCGGCTGGAGCGCGGCGCCGAGGTCAAGCCTGATTTCTTGATCACTTGCAAGGGTCGTACGGGCGTCATTGAGGTGGATGGCCCCCACTGTGCGGGGCCGCGCCGGGCGTCTGACGACCACAGCCGGACCAACCTGCTGATGGACGCCGGGGTCGAGTGGGTGGACCGCATCGACGTGCGAGACGTGACGAAGGCAGAGGCTGAGAAGTTCGTGGACAACTTCATCGCGAGGCTCATGCGGCGGTAGCGGGGCGCCGCTCAACTGCCTGGCAGGCGGGGCAGCCTGGCGGCGGGCACGGAGGCGACATGGCGACGCGGGCGCGCCTCCCCCCCCGGTACCTCGCAGCCAAGATCGCTGGGTTGTCCTGTGGGTGACGGTCTGCGGGCAACCACAGTTCACCGACAGGCCGTTGGGCTATTCCCTCGCTTCCTGGGAGGTGATGCGTGCGCTAAGGCTGCGTACGAACAGAAGGCCGAAGGAGGTGTCCATCATGCGCGAGATCGAGATCAAGCCTGTACCCGTCAAGCGGGAAGAGCGCCGCACCGGTGGTCTCCTCTACAAGTGACCCGAGGGGGGCGGGGCCGGCGCGGCATCTGCCGGTGCCGGCCCCGTGCCCTTGGGCAGATCTGGGACCAGTCCTGTGAGCGAGAGGAGTAGATGTGCGGCTGCGGTGACTGAGAGGCTTGACGTGCTACTGGCACCGGGGGGACTTTGTCGCCCATGCCTACCGGGACCATGTCCCAGTCGCTCTGCACCCCTCGACCGCTGAAATCCTCAGCGCCTTCGACACCTGGACCACCCCCGCCCAAGCGGCCGAAGCTCTGGACCACCTGCATCCCGAGACGGTGGAGAAGGCCGCCGGAACACTCCTCGAATGCGGCCTGCTGGCCGAGGAAGGCAGCCCCGAGGCCGAAGAGGACGAGCGCCTGGCGGACGCCTGGGGACCCTGGTCACCGGAAGCATCCTTCTTTCACTACGCCACCCGCGATGTCCCCTTCGAGACCGCTACCCCCGAGCTGCGTCAGCACCTCACCCGCGACGGGCGTCCGGCGCTGTTCACCGAGTACCCCGAGGCCGACCGCATCCTCCTGCCCCGTATACCGGACCCTCGCCTGTCCGCACCGCTGGAGCAGACCCTCTACCGCAGGCGCACGCACCGCTCCTTCAGCGCCCAGCCGGTGAGCCTGCACGATCTCGCGGTCCTGCTCGGTACCGTCTTCGGCCCTGCCGAGTTCATCGACGGCTACGAGTACGGCGCCCTCATCCGGCGCACCAGCCCCTCCGGTGGAGCCCGGCAAGAACTCGACGCCTACCTCGCCGCCCCCAACGTCACCGGCATCCCAGCCGGTCTGTTCCACTACAACGCCCGCGAACACAGTCTGGAGCTCCTGCGCGAAGGCTTCACCCACACCGAAGCCGGGGCCCTGTGCGCGCACCAGGAGGGCATCGACCAAGCGGCCTTCATCGTCTTCGTGGTCGCCACATGGGAACGTATGCGCGCGAAGTACCGGCACCCCCGCGCCTACCGGGCCAGCCACCTGAACGCCGGACACCTCGGGCAGACCTTCGCCCTGGCAGCCACCGCGCTGGGCCTGGGCCCCTTCCAGACCGCCGTCTTCGACGACACCGCCGTCGAAGACCGCCTCGGACTCGACAGCACCACCTACAGCACCACCTACAGCACCCTCGACGCCCTCGCCGCCGGACACCCCACCCCCGACACTCCGACCGACACCGCCGACCTGAACGCCTTCCGGCACACGACCCTGCGCCACGGCTAGGTCTGTTGCGAAAGCAGATCTCGGGTGTGGACGATCAAGGCTCGTGGCAGGGATCTGACATGTGGTCAGTGGGTCCGCTCAGCAGCTGCTGGTAGACGGCATACGGTGGCGGACCCCGGCCCGTCTCCGGCTCGGCGCCCCGATTCGTAGCTGCACACCAGCTCATCGGTACGCCCTATGCACAATCGGCGCGCTCCACGAGCCCGTGGATGCCGTCGAGTACGCAGGCGAGGCCGAAGGCGAGGGGGGCGTCATCGGTGGGGATGAAGGCTCCCTCGGTGACGGCCCGGGCGAGGGCCGGGAACCGGTCGGCGTGCACGGTGAGTTGGTGCGTGGTGAGGCGGTCCCACTCCTCGTCGCCCTCCTCGCTGCTGTCGAGCGCTCCCTGTGCCCGCGACCTGGTGAACACACCTGCTCGCGCCCGCGTTTTCTTCGATGGCGTCCAGGCTCCGGTCAAGGAGTTCACTCTGGTCGAGGACGCCGGTCACTTCGCCGCCTATGGCTTCGTTCTTGTCTCGGAACAGCGTTTGTCGACTGGTTCCGGAGTCAGTTGGTGATGATGTGGTTCGTGAATGTCGAGCAGAAATGACAGCGTCTCGCGGGGCGGCGAGAAAAGGGAAGGCGGCAGCCAACTGGCCGTTGGCAGGATGTCCGCGCTGAACACCCGAGGGGAAAGGACCACACGACCGTGGCTCGTGCCATCACTTTGATTCGCTCCACCGCCCTGTCCGACGTCGCTGAGTACGCCTACGCGGCCACGGCACCCGCCGAGTCACGCCTGATCTTCCTCGCAGGGGCGTGTCCGCTGAACGATGACGGCTCCACAGCAGCGATCGGGGACTACGCAGGCCAAGCAGCGAGAGCCATCGAGAACATGCAGGCCGCTCTTACTGCCTCAGGCGCGTCACTCCAGGATGTCATCAGCACACGGGTTCTCGTCGCATCGGCGCGGCGGGAGGACCTGGTGGCCGCCTGGCAAGTAGTCCGGGACTCGTTCGCCGACCATGACGTCCCCAGCACGTTGATGGGCGTCACCGCGCTCGGTTACAAGGACCAACTCGTCGAGATCGAGGCCGTCGCCGCCGTGCTCGATTCTTGAGACCTCTTCCAAGGACACCGCAACGCGGGATGGCCAGGCGTCCGCCAGGACGGCTGGCCATCGAGGAACGTAAGCTGGGGTCAGCCTGCCTTGGCGGGTTCCTCGGCTCGGGCTCGTGTGCCGGCGAGGCGGTAGGAGTCGGTGCCTGTCTCGTTCCTGGACGGCGTCCGGGAACAGGCCAGCGGTCTCGTCGAGCAGTCCATGCAGGAGCCGGATCGCGTCAGCCAGTGCGCGGCACCTGCCTGGTATGTGCGCCGGTTTGGTCCGTGACGGGTCCGTGACTGGTCCGGAAGCGCTGGTCAAGAGTGGGATACCGGTGGGAGAAACTGGGATGTACGGCCTATACCGGCCGTCGCTCCAGCTGGGCTGAGTGGAGGCGCCCGACCGGCAAAAGACCAGGTCAGGCGCCTTTCTTCGCGCCCTTAGAAGAACCCCAGCTTCTTCGGCGAGTAGCTCACCAGCAGGTTCTTCGTCTTCTGGTGGTACAGCGCAAGCAGCTTGCTGACCTGCGAGTATGGCAGTCGTGGGGATCTTGCCGGGCCTGCTGGCCCGGGAATGGTCCGGATCTTGACTGATGCAGCCCTTAGGGCTGCGGCTCTGTTGGCTTGGCCGCAGCCGCCGCTCCGAGCAGGCGCCGCCGGTGATCTTGGAGTCCGCGCCGACCGAGGGCTCGGTGACGGCCTCGGCCAGGAGGGCTTCGGCTCGGGTGTTGCAGCCGTCCTTGTCCTCGTCGATCCAGTGCTCGAACTTGGTGCGCTCATATCCGTCGCACACTTCAGCGGCCTGAGGGAGGGCTTCGACGCCGGCGTGGAGGCTGAGCGTCTTGGCAGCGTGTGCGGGGGTGGCTGTGGTGAGGGGCAGCAGGGCGAGGGCCGCGGCCACGAAGGCACGAGCAGCCGTCTTGTCCAGAGCTGGCCTTCACGGCCGCAGGCCGTCCGCACAGCCTTGGGCGGTCAGGCTGCGCCGGGATCGAACCTGCCGCCAGTCAGGGGAGCGCGGCGTAGGCCAGCGTAGGTGCGGACGGTGACGCCGGGCTGGCCGGGGGTGCGACATGGGTCTGGGGAATGTAGCGGGACTTGCCTCGGCCCTCGCGGCGAACTGCGAGGGCCAAGGCCGGAGTTCGGGTACTAGGGCGCGTATTGAGTCGTGATCACCGGGTGCTCCGGATGAGGTCTGTAACCCAGATCATCGAGGCGCGCAGGTGGAGGCCGGCGAGGAAGCTCCCTGGGGTCTTGTCGTAGCGAGTCGCTATGCCCCGCCATGCCTTCATCCTGTTGATCGCGCGTTCGACGGTGTTCCGTTCCTTGTAGAGCTCGGTGTCGTGGCTGACGGGCCTGCCGCCCCCGCTGCCCTTCTTCTTCCGGTTGGCGGCCTGGTCCTTCTTCTCCGGGATCACCGCCTTGATACGGCGTTTGCGCAGGTGGGCGCGGTTGCCGCGGGACGAGTAAGCCTTGTCTCCGGCGACCGTGCCGGGCCGGGTGCGGGGACGGCCGACAGGCCCGCGCACCCGCACCCTCTTCAGGACGGGGATGAACTGCGGAC includes:
- a CDS encoding RICIN domain-containing protein: MSFDPMSGDWSKLAPTWMIKDEPDLSIDSTPDGSFNLRSKFGGCLAEQSDTRVSLPSTCPTSGTWTLQPANDGSNYFLIRHAGDNKCLTQLDLKNSGEVELSTCDGGSTKQQWSITTTDGTALPNLTNGAAVDLGSNKITVCNWGGYAARATIDYQIKENAADDTVTKGHYPIESFPVQQCRTATLPAGKIVATVTLRRYTGYKLGAYAFADGDQGSWASDANDKITGVYTLGGVHTNATYNMYGTSCDSSSGFEQASDSQVVSTNQQDQVGCSDGTSYTSTIMNAVSTAASQLINLVFALTFR
- a CDS encoding FAD-dependent oxidoreductase gives rise to the protein MTTARLSYRLGGTDSADVLVVGAGLAGLNTATLLARQGHDVLLVERRTNLAGAIRTTGIFVRKTLDDFPLPPDCLGPPIRRVVLYPPDLRRPVSLTSPRDEYRVGDMGALYEATAATAVDAGVRIALGTRYTGRAGNTFHLAGRDGPATVRARFVVGADGARSRVARDLALDRNHHLIVGAEEVFELPGSDQPPTFHCVLDPSLAPGYLAWVINDGQHAHVGVAGYADRYPDGLRRAMEQFSASAPGLTGIERPEKVERRAGPIPVGGLLRRISCADGLLVGDAAGAVSPLTAGGLDPCLRQSQLAAEVLHDALRTGNPDMMTHYDGAALRPHFRGRLMLRRALAQVRTPATAAAGFTLLRTPFGRAAASRVLFGDRSFPDPTPKRTH
- a CDS encoding helix-turn-helix domain-containing protein, with product MPITVDIDVMLAKRKMSVGELADRVGITPANLAVLKNGRAKAVRFTTLAALCEVLECQPGDLLRWAPDTPGDGDKAAHESGASLPAGSPPR
- a CDS encoding DUF2975 domain-containing protein, whose amino-acid sequence is MGKLTVLALRAVMVALHAGAVFAQAVMVAMLTGAMQESTLVDRRTPVLVITVLGVVTVQVVLVCVWRLVTMVQCGTVFSDAAFRYVHLVIGAFVTASLLVLALGAVLAPGEVVPPGVVALLGGVSLAIFGNALIVLVLRMLLAQAVARDVEASQLGAELAEVI
- a CDS encoding SagB/ThcOx family dehydrogenase — encoded protein: MTCYWHRGDFVAHAYRDHVPVALHPSTAEILSAFDTWTTPAQAAEALDHLHPETVEKAAGTLLECGLLAEEGSPEAEEDERLADAWGPWSPEASFFHYATRDVPFETATPELRQHLTRDGRPALFTEYPEADRILLPRIPDPRLSAPLEQTLYRRRTHRSFSAQPVSLHDLAVLLGTVFGPAEFIDGYEYGALIRRTSPSGGARQELDAYLAAPNVTGIPAGLFHYNAREHSLELLREGFTHTEAGALCAHQEGIDQAAFIVFVVATWERMRAKYRHPRAYRASHLNAGHLGQTFALAATALGLGPFQTAVFDDTAVEDRLGLDSTTYSTTYSTLDALAAGHPTPDTPTDTADLNAFRHTTLRHG
- a CDS encoding RidA family protein, which codes for MARAITLIRSTALSDVAEYAYAATAPAESRLIFLAGACPLNDDGSTAAIGDYAGQAARAIENMQAALTASGASLQDVISTRVLVASARREDLVAAWQVVRDSFADHDVPSTLMGVTALGYKDQLVEIEAVAAVLDS